tatctctgctgtcagagtggttccaaagaatgtttatcagtATGGTGATaggtgctttatatatataaatattatatatatatatatatatatctcattaccttcaaattaaagaatttcttcctaagatctcatctcaatcGCCCCTTTTTTTGAGACTGTcctccctcatcccatcactccctcatcccatcccatccatggCCTTGtagaaagtccctccccagctctcttCTAGGCCCTCTTCAGTCTCTGGAAGGTGatctgaggtctccctggagcttttgCTGGATGATGTTTGCAGGGCTCTCCCCAGGACAGCCCTGTGGTCCCTGTTGTCCTCAGCACCCCTGTGATGTCTCCTGCTGGCTAATGTGGCTCCCATTACATTTGCAGAGGATGAAATTGTTTCCATGGCTGACTCGACCACCACCATTGATGACATTGAAGGGGAACTCTTCAAAATTGAGAGGCTCAGGGAGATCCTGGTGAGGAGGGAGTCGGAGCTGCGGTACATGTGAGTACtgccctcctctctgctgtcccCCTTTCCAGGGTCACCCCAGCATTTTCTGATCAAACATGGATcctccccagggaggaggcCACTTTCCACCTTATTTTCCACCTGGAAGTGCTGGCTCTCATTGTCAGTTTTCACAGAATGAATATCCCATTTAATTTTAGTAATGTTTGTTGTCATTTGActgtttattttgattttaacaAGTGTCTCACTGGCAATCAGCCTGTTGCCCACTTGGCCCATGTGGATCTCAGGGCTCAGCCACCACAGGACCATAAGCAGGCAGTCAGAGGACAAATGGACCTCCCTCTTCTCTATGTGCAGCTCCCAGACCATCATTGGACCTGCTCCAGGCAGTCTGCAAAGCAGTGAAGACTCTGCCAGATGGAGGCAAAGGCCAGCAGAGCCAAGAGGAAGCCTCCTCCACCTGAGATGATCTCCTACAGCAATGTCTCATGGAATCCCTCTTTGTCagtctttattttccttccccttaGGGATATTCCTGGTGTCCTCGGCTCAGCTGACAAAGCTGCATCTTCATGTAGCTCCAGCAAGTAGGATTCACCCCAAAAGGGGTGGGTGGAATGACTCAGTGGAGAGCCAGCAGGATTACTGAGGATGCAGACAGGGCTTCTAGTGCTGCACACATTTCACAGGGAACCAAAGGCACATCTGTTCAAGCTGCCACCAGCTCATAAATCAGTTGTGGATTATCTGTAGACACAGATCATggagttttttaaaatcagtccATAAATAAATTAGTTTAAGCCTTCTCTGCCAGCCCTAGTGAGCAATGAGCAGCACTTGATCTGGTGCTCTCATGGAGGGGGCTGGGTGTCTGTGGGGCTTCTGAGACATCATCAAACTGCCTTCAGCACAGACAGGGCTGTGTGTCCTCCATCCactcctccaggagctgctgctgacactTAAGTGGAGCCCACCCTGACTGGTACCTTGCTGCTGTTGTGTGCTTTGAGCCTGAGATGATTCCATTGTCTGTGGCTCCTTTCCTCCTGTTGAAATgacctaaccctaaccctttGCTTTTGGATTTTGCTGGTTGGGGATAATTTTGAGGGGAGAAGAAGACACACAGGTTCTATGGCATGAAGGATGTGCCAGGTTTTGGTGAGGCTTTGCTGCCATGAGAGCAATGAAGATTTTGCTTTGCCAGCCACCCACGACAGCCCATGTAGCTCCAACAAAAAGCTCTGAGGTGGAGCAAGCTGCCATTTCCCATGGGCAGGCAGGTACATCCCTGTCCCAAGTGCTTTCTGCTCCAGTGCTGGTTGGGTATTGCTTTGGAGATTTTGAACCTTTCCTCTCCCACCTCAGTGGTTTCATTTGTGTCTCTTGCAGGATGGATGACATTCAGCTTTGCAAAGAAATCAGCCGGCTGAAAAAGGAGCTCCAGAAACTCATAGCTCTTCCAGGTAAGGCTTTGTCAAGCTTCAGAGAGCTCCATCCTGCAGCTGTAACCAGCAGAAAGGTTTCAGTGAAAGGCAAGAAGTTCATGAGCAGCTTCCACCCTGTGATGCTCCCAGagatgctggggctgcaggcagtgcaTGAGCATCAAGAGCAGTAGCTCCTTTGGTCTGACCTGAGATATTTCTGAGGAGCTTTGCTTCTTGCAAGACTTGAGTCCTTGTCCAGGCCtgcaaaaggagaaggagaaaacacCTGATTTCTTTGAGGAAGAGTCTGGTataagaggaggagaggagttgagtgaggaagcagtgagTGCTGACAGGCTGTGTACACCAAGGAGGTCCTGTCAGCTCAAATGAGGGATGCTTtggaggcagcaggaagggagcTGCCTCCAAAGGCCTCAATTATATGAGAAGCAATGAGCTCTTGCTGTGGCCATGTCAGTGGTGTTGGTGGGgcaggtggcagcagctgccagggaagGATTTCTGGTTGCAGCCAGGCTAGGATGGGTGCCAGGGGGGTGTCACACCAAAGGGGCATGGCAATGTCCCTGATTTAGGTGAATTCATCATTCAGGATGTTGAAAAGAGGTGAACACTGCAGGACAATGTTTGTGAAAACTTCAGCTGggaggaaatgctgcttttgctgcctTCTGTGTCCCTTGTCACAGCCAGAGCAACTTTTCAACCAGAGCACACACCAGAGAGCTCAGAGTCTGAGCAAGTAAGAAAGGCTTCCCCACAGCTGTGTCCATCACTGTTGGTAAAGTTTTGCCTCCTCCTAGGGCATCCTCATTCATTTCCTAGGAAGGACttcatctgtgttttcagaACCAGATGGGAGATGTTTGCCTCCTTCCTCAAACCCAGCCAAGTATTAAGATTTGGACTTCAGTTATTTctggctgcatccccagcagcatgGCCACCAGGGTGAAGGAAGGaattgtccccctctgctctggtgaggcccCCCTGAAGGTTCTaggtccagctctggggtccccaacacaagaaggacatggagctgttggagccagtccagaggaggccctggagatgctgggagggctggagcagctctggaaccaggctgagagttgggggtgttctctggagaagagaaggatgcaatggggagaccttagagcaccttccagtgcctgaaggggctccaagaaagctggggagggactttggcTGCCCATGGGTGATCCTTAAGGTCCAactcaaaccagtctgggattccatggTTCTCAGTGTCTCTCAGCAGATGCTGCCCTCGCTGAGACCTTTGTGCAGGAGGGGCTTTGCCTGGATGCAAACCAGGCACCAGCTGGGCAGATCTGTTTCCTCATCCCTTCAGTACCCAAAGTTATCTCAGAGCCAAGGATAGGAAGAAACCTTGATCCTTTCTAACACCACAGAGACTCTGTGGTGTCTGTGCTTGTGGACCTTCAGCCACAGCAAGACCCTGACTGCTGCTTGGCATGCAGGGCTGGAGAAGTTCCAGGTGACCTGGCTGCATCTGGAGGGAGGATTCTGCCGTAAAACCAGGAGCTGCTTGCAAAACACAGACCTTAATCTCACGGGAGCTTTTAATGCAAACACCTTCTAGTGCCTAAAACAAGACTTGACTTAAATGGTGGCTCAGGGCCAGAGATAAACTTGGCTTTTCCTGAAGCTGGAGAAATGTGGCTGCCTTCCCTCCCTTAGCTTTGTTCttgcttttccagccttttcaGCATTCCTAGATCCAGCTGAGAGCAgtggtgctgctgtgccagggatGCTCTATCAGTCTTCTTTATAACTTGGCTCAAATTAGACTTGGGGGGGGCAAAAAACCTCCTGCAAATCCCTGCTCTTGTGAAGCTGTCACAGCAGATCCCTCATAAAAACAGGGGCTGAACCTCAGTTAGGATTAAGATTCAAACAGGACACTGCTGACTCACAGCCCAGCCAGACCTGTGGCTTGAAATCTCCCCAGACCAAGGTTTCTGTAGTTATTCAGGGAGATGTCACGGTCGTGACAGACTGTGACATCATTGAGCTGGAATAAGAGGGGCAGTGGGAATGGTGGCTCCTGTGATGTGCTCCAGCTCAGGAATGCAAGCTGTGAATTAACTCCAAGGAGCTGGTGTGTTTGTGTACAGCCTGATGTTTCCATGTGACACCTTTAAAGTGCTCCTGTTCCCACCAGGCAGGTGGGAGCACAGGGACAGTGTCCATGGCCAGGTGACTTTGCACTGAAATTCTTCACAGTAAAAGACCATCAGACCCAGACCTCCCCCCAGGGAGTTGTTCTTTGCCTGGAAGCTGCAGCTCACCCCCTGCACAAGACCACAGACTGGGGAGAAACCTTTGTTTGCTGAGGATATTTCTGACAGCAGCATTATAAGATCCTCCTACCCAGccccctgcagcagcccctcaCATCACAGAGAGCAGGATTTGAAACTCCAGAGCAATACAGGTCCAGGTGACTGCTGAGACCCAGCTGGTGGCTTTGCTCCATGCTGTGACTTCTCctacatttttatttagctGAAGGAAGACTGGAGGTTGATCCATTCTGTGCTGGATTGATTTTGGAGCTGGCTGCTGAAttcagaaatggttttaaatagCTGCAGCATAGACAGAGTCCACTTAAGGTAGCTCTCTGCTTATATTTCACACTCCTTAGCCCTATCTCTGTCATCTTCATGGATCCCCCTTACCATTAGTTGCCTATATAAATATagatgaatatatatatttacatatatatatattatatatatataatatagatTTTCCTAGTGATGTGAGAGTTTTCCAGGTCTTCACTAATTTACTGCCCAAAGCCATGGGGCTCTGGTGGGTCCCACTATGCTCAGGGCAGGTGGGTCTGGGGCTTCAAGTGACAACCAAGGCTCAGGCATTAAAAGCAGCCTGGTAGATACTTGAGGTCATCCTTGTtgctgggatgggaagggggcTGAGAGGGGTTTGAAAGGATGGAGAGAATGAGGACACTGGGACCGTATTCAGCAAGGGAATGAAGCTACAAAACCAGTGGATATTTGTGTTTGTGTCTCTGTAGGTATGGGATAAATGGTGGTGTGAGGTGCTCCGAAGACACTTTTGAGAGTTGCCCAAACACCTCAATCCCTGGCTGGTTTCTCAGCCACATGGAGGACCCAGCTCAGAGGTCTCTggacccctccccagcttgGGCTGAGCTGAGATTTGGGTGTGCTGCCATGGGAAATGTTTCACATCCTGGCTGAGGGAAAAGACCCAAGTGTGATGTTCCTGAGCTCACTGGGACCCAGAACCCCATCAGTGCAGGGTGAAGGTGCCAGGGGAGCCCTGGTGATCCCCCACCACAAGTCACCTTGGCTGGGGGTGCTCTGCAAAGGTCACAGGGTCACCTTGCATTGCTCAGCCCCATGAGAAGGAGCTTTGGTGACACCAGacctctctcctcccagccaggctggTTTGGGATGGGGATGTCTGTCTCCTACCTGCAGCCAGGTGCTTACTTTGGGTTGGCTTTTACCCCAACCTTCATACCTGCTCCTGGGtcaagcagaagcagagcaagCTTGGCCTTGGCATGATGGGTGGGATGCCCCCTGCTGAGGTGTTAAATgtgctccctgtgctgcagagaatGAGAAATCCAatgaggagaagcagagggaagaggagctggTGCAGCAGATACACAAGCTGGTGGAAACCCGGGATTTCCTGGTGGACGACGTGGAGTTCGAGAGGCTCAGGTAGCTGGGTGGAATTTATTCCTTACACTGAGGACAGTGCAGTCTGTCCTCTGCTCCGTGTCATGCCTTGCCAGATGCTCCTGGATGCtttgctgctcctttcctgAGTGGTACCCAATCTCTTTGtcacagggaaagggaagaagacaAGGAAATGGCAGAGTTCCTGCAAAGTAAGCTCTCCAAAAGCTACTTCCAGAAAGCAAGTAAGTGGTCGATGGGTTTTATTCCTTCCATTGAACTTCCCTGGCAGTTTGTCCCTTTTCCTAAGTGCTCTGTCCCCAAGATTCTGTTGCTCTGTAGGGGCTTGCTTACCCTGAGGTCAtctggtgctggaggagggtGTGGGGAGATGGCAACTGGGAGATGCTGGTGCTCGAGATCATGTTATGGAAACACCTTGAGTTGTTACAGATTTTATGCTTCCATTTCCCTCTGGGCATTTCCCAGTCACCATGTCCTGTGAGAATGGGGACAGGTAGGTGTCCTTTTATGGCCAATGTAGTTCTGACCCCTTCCAACCTGCTCCTTAGGCTTCATCACACTGTTACCTAAGGTCCCAAGTTGTGGTATCCAGTCCTCCTTCTCTTCTGATAGCAGCTGCCCTCTTCCTTGTGCCTCCATCAATGCTTCAGGAACACCTCCCCAGTTGGTGGGAGGCCCACAAAGCACCCCTGGTGATGTGCCTCCTGGATACTCCTGGCCTACTCCGGGTCTGAGGAGGGTCAGAACCTTATCCTGAAAGGGGCTTGAAGAAAAAGTGGTGGGTCCCTGCCCTTATCACCAAGCAGACACCAATTTCTCTTTCCGTAGCCCCTgtcaaggagaagaaaatgactTCCAGGGGTCAGCAAACCTCTGCACCATACATGACCAAAACGGGTCTCACCCTGCTCAAGGAGTGCTGTGGCTTCACCTGCTCCATCATGTAGCACCTCTGCACAGGACGTGACCATGGTAGGGTACCCACCTGGGAGGGTGGGCAAGGCAAGAGGGGCTGAGTTGGTCAAGTGTCTGCATGGGGTGGGTGAGTGTCAACATCTGGGGAAAGcacagctctgggtgctgcaaGAGTGGGGCCTGAGGGACCAccaggctgcagccctgctctAAAGGGGCTTCCAAAGTGCTGAAGTCCCgagagaggggctggagggggaatGGCTGGTGATGGCTGGGAGGGGGACAAGGAGATGGAGGGAGCTGGGTTCAGGGGGAAGAGAGATGGTGGGAAGAGGGCAGGGCCAGGCTGCAGGTAGTGTACCCAAGGGCCATCTCCTTGCAATGacaggaaggagctgcaggtcaAATATTCCTCTGCCGGGCACGCTTGGTGCTCATGGGGCTTTCCAACAATACCTTTGTCTTCTTGTCATTTCATCTCTGCAACCCTAAGAAGCCCATCAGACCTTTCTGTCCTTGAGGGTCCCCACGTGCcttctgccacctcctcctttGCAGCAGGGTTGCAGCTGCCATCTTCTGACAGCCACAGGTGCCCAGCCCTAAGATGATGGacccattatttttaaaagagtttcCCAAGGGACAACCAGACAGTCCTTGTCCACTTGCCAGTGGCTCAGAGGGACAGAGCTTACTCTAAACACTGTTGTGCTGTGGAAGTCTCAGGGAGTGGTGGACTCACAGAGAGGGGCTCCTTGCCATAGCAACCTGGGATGGGCTTGTCCACCTTGTCCCAGGAGGAAGCCGTAGTGACCAGGATCAGAGGTGGGTGGTTGGGTGCCCACTGGACTATCTCTGCTGCTCTTATGCTGATGTGTGACACTGCTGCACAGCCCatgctgccagggctgctgctggggggctgcagagaaGTCAAGCAAGGCTTGAGCAGTGGTGTGGATGGAGCAAAGGCTGAGCTGGTGATAGCTGGTGAGCTGAGCTCACTCCTGCCAGAGCATGGTGAGGACACGGGAGGCAAGTCCCAGCTGAGGTGAAGTGATGTCTATCAGGATGTGCTTTAATAGACTTGAAGTGAAATTCTGCTCTCCAGCACCACAAATCGGTGTCCAGACCTTACAGCTCATCACAGGGGGGTGGTGAAACCACCACTGAGCTCCCATCTCCCTGAATGCCTGGGCTTCACCCAGTAGGTGCTGAGCAAAGCTGAGTGCTAGGTCATGACTGACGTGTGTGTCAAGCACTGGGTAAGAGGAAGATGATGGTAGTGGAGGAGTGGGTTGTAGTCTCTGTGGAAAGACACATCTCATCCTTAATATTGCTGGAACTCCCATTGTGTCAGGTTGGTCTCTTTGGCATTAGGTGCTTGATACAGCAGGATTGGCTCTCTTGCcatgggagaggggagcacCAAAGGGATCTCATGGTTGCAAGCCATGGTTTCCTAtctcctgcctttcctccccaggtgcccaGGCAGCGTCCACAATCTGCTCTCTTCTGAGAGATTCAACTTCTTGTCATTGTTCATGCTTCCCACTGCAGCACCACCACTGAAGAGACTTCCCAAGCAGGTTGCTGGAAGCTTGAATGATGTCATGAGTCCTTGGTGCTACGTCAATGGTTTTCTCCTCCATGACATCAACAAACACCCAATTCCACTCGAGCTCAGCTTGGAAGAggtgtgtgcagcagcagcaagaaggtCTGTGATGAAGAGGACCATGTAGTCCTTCACCTGGACAGGGTAATAAAAGGACTGGGAATGAGTGTCTGGAGACCCTTGTGCTCCACCATCCAAGAGATACTGTGGTGACAGACTCCTTAGCCTTGTACCACCTTGTGAGGCTCTGTGGGATGATTCCTGAGGACTCTTGGTGGGGAATGTCTCTGGTCTGGGTTTCATTGTGTTTGTACTGGTTTTATGGCAAGGTGCTCGGTGGTTTGGGGTTTACCTGAGCAGTGAATGAAGGGAATGCCCAGAGATGGCTGAAGGAAGGGCCAGTTCTGGTGAAGCTGTCACCTGAACTATGGGCAGCTGAGTTGCTTTCCCTCACCTCACTATTGCTGGATTCAGTTTTCAgctcaaagaaaaaaggagaaaatcagagcagaagggaaaaggagacaaaatCAGAAGAGCAGGGCAGCATGCAGAGGAAATGCAAACCAAAGAGGAGAGTGGAAGAGTGGCAGGGGAAGGTGGAGACAGCAGACAAGAGACACTGCCACTTCCAAGAGGGCATTCAGTCCTCCCCCTTCAGGGCTCCAGCCAGTGCCTCTGGGCTTGGCACCATGACCTGGATATAAAGTCCTGGGTAAAGGACCCACAGCATCCTGATGTCACCCAGTGACTCAGGCTCTGTTGTCCCTTCTGAGCATCCACCTGTGTTGAGATGTCACAaccagagctgccagcaccctCAGCAGCAAGATAGGGGCTCTCCTCCTCACTGGGTCCTCTcacacctcctgccctgctggccCTTCTGccctccaggctgctctggcTTCCCTGGGTGCCCTGGGGTGGTCTCACACTTGGGTGTCTGCCCAAGAGCTTTGGCTGCCCTCCAGCCACAGAGCTGATTCCTGCAGCTCAGTCGTGCTGCAGCttgctgggaggtgctgggatgATGTTCCTGTCTGGGTGAGATGGTCACAACCCATTTGGTTCCCTCCATCCCACCTAAGAGCACAATCATCCTTATAAAACACGACACAGGTGAGATCCTTCCTAGTTCAATGCCATGAGCAGGTCCAAGTTCCTCCTGCCTTTCTTTCTCAACATTGCCAGAAACCCCTGTATGCGAGGACCTCTTCTCTAACCTTTGGCAAGAGGGTTTCCACCCACTTGTCCTTCCTGAGCTATCTCCTCCCTATATGGGTCTTACCAGCTCACTCATAGGGTGCAAGACCTGAATGGTCACCTACAGCAAACGACCCTGCTTTGGTTTGTGTCACCTCAGTGGTCTCAGTCTGAAGCCTGCTTACtttgtgcttttcatttttaatgtccTACAACCACCACCTGCCAGGTCCTGGTGCTCTCCTTGCCTGGGGGAAGCTTCAGCCTGGGCTGGAAGGAACAGCCTGGAGATCACAGGGTCACATTAAGTCAGTCTCTGTTTTGCCAGCCCTGTGTAATGGAAGGAGATGCAGCAGAGTTGGGGCTGTTGTTCAAGC
Above is a genomic segment from Heliangelus exortis chromosome 20, bHelExo1.hap1, whole genome shotgun sequence containing:
- the LOC139805514 gene encoding bMERB domain-containing protein 1-like translates to MEAKRSPPLYGSLEPTRWPPAAAGPEDEIVSMADSTTTIDDIEGELFKIERLREILVRRESELRYMMDDIQLCKEISRLKKELQKLIALPENEKSNEEKQREEELVQQIHKLVETRDFLVDDVEFERLREREEDKEMAEFLQSKLSKSYFQKATPVKEKKMTSRGQQTSAPYMTKTGLTLLKECCGFTCSIM